Proteins from a single region of Verrucosispora sp. NA02020:
- a CDS encoding amidohydrolase family protein, whose amino-acid sequence MLALRTRRLFDGVRPVPMARPTVLLSGGVIEAVLDGPPPRGAELVDLGDTTLLPGLVDAHVHLAFDATPDTMGSLAVADDDTLLARMRTAATATLDAGVTTARDLGDRGYLGLRVRAETADAPHLGPRLLVAGPPITSYGGHCWFLGGEVDGVDAIRAAVRHRAERGVDVVKVVVTGGQLTPGSLPHEMQFGPVELAAVVRESHRYGLPVTGHCHAADGVAAAVSAGFDGIEHCTFVTADGVHADPALLARMAAAGTRITLTLGTVGNGGGGGGGDPRRAAVHAALRRVAGSGVPVACASDAGCGPGKPHGSSLAYGVEAMVDLGVPPTAALRAVTSGAAQVCGLADRVGRIAPGYDADLLAVHGDPTVEPGALRRVAAVLRAGQRVR is encoded by the coding sequence ATGCTCGCGCTACGGACACGGCGACTGTTCGACGGGGTCCGCCCGGTGCCGATGGCGCGACCCACCGTGCTCCTCTCCGGCGGCGTGATCGAGGCGGTCCTGGACGGTCCACCGCCGCGCGGCGCCGAACTGGTCGACCTCGGCGACACGACGCTGCTGCCCGGGCTCGTCGACGCCCACGTCCACCTGGCCTTCGACGCGACGCCGGACACCATGGGCAGTCTCGCAGTCGCCGACGACGACACCCTGCTGGCCCGGATGCGGACCGCCGCCACGGCGACACTCGACGCCGGTGTCACCACCGCCCGTGACCTCGGCGACCGGGGTTACCTGGGGCTCCGGGTCCGGGCCGAGACCGCCGACGCACCGCACCTCGGGCCCCGGCTGCTCGTCGCCGGGCCACCGATCACGTCGTACGGCGGACACTGCTGGTTCCTCGGCGGGGAGGTCGACGGCGTCGACGCGATCCGCGCCGCGGTGCGGCACCGGGCCGAACGCGGTGTCGACGTGGTGAAGGTCGTGGTGACCGGCGGCCAGCTCACCCCCGGTTCACTGCCGCACGAGATGCAGTTCGGGCCGGTGGAGTTGGCCGCGGTCGTGCGGGAGTCACACCGGTACGGGCTGCCGGTCACCGGGCACTGCCATGCCGCCGACGGTGTCGCCGCCGCGGTCTCCGCCGGCTTCGACGGCATCGAACACTGCACGTTCGTCACCGCCGACGGCGTGCACGCGGACCCGGCACTGCTGGCCCGGATGGCGGCGGCCGGGACCCGGATCACGCTCACCCTCGGCACCGTCGGAAACGGGGGCGGCGGTGGCGGCGGTGACCCGCGCCGGGCGGCCGTGCACGCGGCCCTGCGTCGGGTGGCCGGCTCCGGCGTTCCCGTCGCCTGCGCCAGCGACGCCGGCTGCGGGCCGGGCAAGCCCCACGGGTCGTCGCTGGCGTACGGGGTCGAGGCGATGGTGGATCTCGGTGTCCCGCCCACGGCCGCGCTCCGGGCGGTCACCTCCGGCGCCGCGCAGGTCTGCGGCCTCGCCGACCGGGTCGGCCGGATCGCGCCGGGGTACGACGCCGACCTGCTCGCGGTGCACGGTGACCCGACCGTCGAGCCCGGTGCGCTGCGGCGGGTGGCCGCCGTCCTCCGTGCCGGGCAACGGGTGCGGTGA
- a CDS encoding MarR family winged helix-turn-helix transcriptional regulator produces the protein MAERRDGQPDLLALWRQLTVLTGRLGQTLDRRLTRDFDLTLTELLVLDELTRGNPRGMRIQDLSDAVALDQSSMSRLVTRLTAKQLAARVSCAHDRRGVYCQITEPGLERHALAAQACRAELATALDAAAFDERLASVVARLTRPVGLPADA, from the coding sequence ATGGCGGAGCGACGCGACGGACAGCCCGACCTGCTCGCCCTGTGGCGGCAGCTGACCGTCCTCACCGGTCGACTCGGGCAGACGCTGGACCGACGGCTCACCCGCGACTTCGACCTGACCCTCACCGAGCTGCTCGTGCTCGACGAGCTGACCCGGGGCAACCCTCGGGGCATGCGTATCCAGGACCTCAGCGACGCGGTCGCCCTCGACCAGTCCTCGATGAGCCGCCTGGTCACCCGCCTGACCGCCAAGCAACTCGCGGCCCGGGTGAGCTGCGCGCACGACCGCCGTGGGGTCTACTGCCAGATCACCGAGCCCGGCCTGGAACGGCACGCCCTGGCCGCCCAGGCATGCCGGGCGGAGCTGGCCACCGCACTGGACGCCGCCGCCTTCGACGAGCGCCTGGCCTCCGTCGTCGCGCGGCTCACCCGCCCCGTCGGCCTGCCCGCCGACGCCTGA
- a CDS encoding ketosynthase chain-length factor has protein sequence MNAPVVTGLGVAAPTGLDVEAYWQATVRGHSGIRSITRFDATGYPLRLAGEVPDFVAEEHLPGRLLPQTDRMTRLSLYAAEQALTDAGVPAVEGVRYDVGVATASSMGGFEFGQRELENLWSKGGSHVSAYQSFAWFYAVNSGQISIRHNLRGPGAALVTDHAGGLDAVGHARRQIRRGTPVVLTGGVDGALCPLGLAGWLSTGGFSTRDDPSRAYLPFDVDADGAVPGEGGAHLVLEDAESARARGARVYGELAGYAATFDPAGVPATGLRRAITGALRDAGITPADVDLVFADGAGDRVADRTEAADLAEVFGPRRVPVTAPKSTVGRLQAGAAALDLATALLAIRDGVAPHTVGVDAPAPDCPIDLVTGEPRSLPLHRVLVVARGRGGFNAAAVLRRVAP, from the coding sequence GTGAACGCCCCGGTCGTCACCGGCCTCGGCGTGGCCGCACCCACCGGTCTCGACGTCGAGGCGTACTGGCAGGCCACCGTGCGGGGGCACAGCGGCATCCGGTCGATCACCCGCTTCGACGCCACCGGCTACCCGCTGCGGCTCGCCGGTGAGGTGCCCGACTTCGTCGCCGAGGAGCACCTGCCGGGACGGCTGCTGCCCCAGACCGACCGGATGACCCGACTGAGCCTGTACGCGGCCGAGCAGGCCCTGACCGACGCCGGGGTGCCGGCGGTCGAGGGCGTCCGGTACGACGTCGGCGTGGCCACCGCCTCCTCGATGGGCGGCTTCGAGTTCGGGCAGCGGGAACTGGAGAACCTCTGGAGCAAGGGCGGCAGCCACGTCAGCGCCTACCAGTCCTTCGCCTGGTTCTATGCGGTCAACTCGGGCCAGATCTCGATCCGGCACAATCTGCGGGGGCCCGGGGCCGCCCTGGTGACCGACCACGCGGGCGGGCTCGACGCGGTCGGGCACGCGCGACGGCAGATCCGTAGGGGCACCCCGGTGGTGCTCACCGGCGGCGTCGACGGCGCACTCTGCCCGCTCGGCCTCGCCGGTTGGCTCAGCACCGGCGGGTTCAGCACCCGCGACGACCCAAGTCGGGCGTACCTGCCGTTCGACGTGGACGCCGACGGTGCCGTGCCCGGCGAGGGGGGCGCGCACCTGGTGCTGGAGGACGCGGAGTCCGCGCGGGCCCGGGGCGCCCGGGTCTACGGCGAACTGGCCGGCTACGCGGCGACGTTCGACCCGGCGGGTGTGCCCGCGACCGGGCTGCGCCGCGCGATCACCGGCGCGTTGCGCGACGCCGGCATCACGCCCGCAGACGTGGACCTGGTCTTCGCCGACGGCGCCGGGGACCGCGTGGCCGACCGGACCGAGGCGGCCGACCTGGCGGAGGTGTTCGGGCCACGACGGGTGCCGGTCACCGCGCCCAAGAGCACGGTCGGCCGGCTCCAGGCCGGTGCCGCCGCACTGGATCTCGCCACCGCGCTGCTCGCCATCCGCGACGGCGTCGCGCCGCACACCGTCGGGGTGGACGCACCCGCCCCCGACTGCCCGATCGACCTGGTCACCGGCGAGCCCCGGTCACTGCCGCTGCACCGCGTGCTGGTGGTGGCCCGGGGCCGGGGCGGCTTCAACGCCGCCGCCGTGCTCCGCCGCGTCGCCCCGTGA
- a CDS encoding LLM class flavin-dependent oxidoreductase, translated as MQLSILDQSMIPEGSTPAQALHHTLDLARAADALGYHRYWLAEHHATPSFASPAPEVMVARLSGETSGIRIGSGGVLLPYYSPFKVAETFRVLHALAPGRVDLGIGRGAGASSRDARLLNPHLYTSSDDAFGDQVDAVRAFLGAVGDQGGIMPSVEGTPQVWLLGASPPSAALAGRLGLPYSFAHFGRPELVTEAVQTYRRHFDPRTGGTPRVMVGIGVYCAPTREEAEQIFASQRLFRHRMSRGDLRPVPPAEVALAQLPGLAEDLSTERTEWPRYLVDSPDEVARQLTAMSEAVGVDEFVVLSTIHDHRARVRSYALLAEACGLPPRDVPRRSTLATLQPT; from the coding sequence GTGCAGCTGTCGATCCTCGACCAGTCGATGATCCCCGAGGGGTCCACTCCGGCCCAGGCCCTGCACCACACTCTCGACCTGGCCCGCGCGGCCGACGCGCTGGGCTATCACCGCTACTGGCTCGCCGAGCACCACGCCACGCCGTCGTTCGCGAGCCCGGCCCCCGAGGTCATGGTGGCCCGGCTCAGCGGTGAGACGAGCGGGATCCGCATCGGCAGCGGCGGCGTGCTGCTGCCGTACTACAGCCCGTTCAAGGTCGCCGAGACCTTCCGGGTGCTGCACGCCCTCGCACCGGGCCGGGTCGACCTCGGCATCGGGCGGGGCGCAGGAGCCAGTTCCCGCGACGCCCGGCTGCTCAACCCGCACCTCTACACCTCCTCCGACGACGCGTTCGGCGACCAGGTCGACGCGGTGCGCGCGTTCCTCGGCGCCGTCGGCGACCAGGGCGGCATCATGCCGTCGGTGGAGGGCACCCCCCAGGTCTGGCTGCTCGGCGCGAGTCCGCCCAGCGCGGCCCTCGCCGGTCGACTCGGGCTGCCGTATTCCTTCGCGCACTTCGGTCGCCCGGAGCTTGTCACCGAGGCGGTGCAGACCTACCGGCGGCATTTCGACCCGCGCACCGGCGGCACCCCCCGGGTGATGGTCGGCATCGGCGTCTACTGCGCGCCGACCCGCGAGGAGGCGGAGCAGATCTTCGCCAGCCAGCGCCTCTTCCGGCACCGGATGTCGCGGGGCGACCTGCGACCCGTGCCCCCCGCCGAGGTGGCGCTCGCCCAGCTACCCGGTCTCGCCGAGGATCTGTCGACCGAGCGCACCGAGTGGCCGCGCTACCTGGTCGACTCCCCCGACGAGGTCGCGCGGCAGCTCACCGCGATGAGCGAGGCGGTGGGCGTGGACGAGTTCGTCGTCCTGTCCACGATCCACGACCACCGGGCCCGGGTGCGCTCGTACGCGCTTCTGGCCGAGGCCTGCGGCCTGCCCCCGCGCGACGTGCCCCGACGGTCGACGCTCGCCACCCTGCAACCCACATGA
- a CDS encoding DHA2 family efflux MFS transporter permease subunit: MSSDTPSLAATEGAASRRAPDDAPDPTGPTPVTDDRLDPAFLKMAGVLLLALLMALLDETIVNVAVPRLTAVFDAPLSTIQWVTAVYLLAVAMATPVAGWGVDRFGGRRVWIFAVVLFTLGSLLSGLAWSAESLIAFRVVQGIGGGMIFPVVQALIARAAGPARVTKAMGLISIPLTVGPVLGPILGGFFVDDISWRWMFFINLPVGVVALVLALRVLPADGPTGDTTAPKLDLLGLALLSPGFAALIYGLVTAAHRGDFGDGRAVTAFVVGAALLVAYVLHSLRTSAPLIDVRLFQKRGFTTSVVTMLLVGAVANALLFLTPLYYQQARGFGALHAGLLMVPSGILGAAGAIAVGKTGSRLTARATAPIGMLLAALAALVLSGVGPDTSQTVTAVAFGVGGFGIGFTVPGVMAFMYLAVGDADAPRATSALFILNQIGGALGIAVVAVALQDRLAAAGTFAPEAYGRTYWFVVGFALVAGLAAAFVPGPLRAPRQPA, translated from the coding sequence ATGTCCAGTGACACGCCGTCTCTGGCCGCAACCGAGGGGGCCGCGTCGCGGCGGGCACCCGACGACGCGCCCGATCCCACCGGCCCGACCCCGGTCACCGACGACCGCCTCGACCCGGCCTTCCTCAAGATGGCCGGGGTCCTGCTGCTGGCCCTGCTCATGGCGCTTCTCGACGAGACGATCGTCAACGTCGCGGTGCCGCGCCTGACCGCGGTGTTCGACGCGCCGCTGTCCACCATCCAGTGGGTCACCGCGGTCTATCTGCTCGCCGTCGCGATGGCCACCCCGGTCGCCGGGTGGGGGGTGGACCGGTTCGGCGGCCGACGAGTGTGGATCTTCGCCGTCGTGCTGTTCACCCTCGGCTCGCTGCTGTCCGGTCTGGCCTGGTCCGCCGAGAGCCTGATCGCGTTCCGCGTGGTCCAGGGGATCGGCGGCGGCATGATCTTCCCGGTCGTGCAGGCACTGATCGCCCGCGCCGCCGGCCCCGCCCGCGTCACCAAGGCGATGGGCCTCATCTCGATCCCGCTCACCGTCGGCCCGGTGCTCGGCCCGATCCTCGGCGGCTTCTTCGTCGACGACATCAGCTGGCGGTGGATGTTCTTCATCAACCTGCCGGTCGGCGTGGTGGCGCTGGTGCTCGCGCTTCGTGTGCTGCCCGCCGACGGTCCCACCGGGGACACCACCGCGCCGAAACTGGACCTGCTCGGCCTGGCCCTGCTCTCGCCCGGATTCGCCGCGCTGATCTACGGCCTCGTCACCGCCGCGCACCGCGGCGACTTCGGTGACGGGCGGGCGGTCACCGCCTTCGTCGTCGGCGCGGCCCTGCTCGTGGCGTACGTGCTGCACTCCCTGCGTACCAGCGCACCGCTGATCGACGTACGGCTGTTCCAGAAGCGCGGGTTCACCACGTCGGTGGTCACCATGCTGCTCGTCGGCGCGGTCGCCAACGCGCTGCTGTTCCTCACCCCGCTCTACTACCAGCAGGCGCGCGGGTTCGGCGCACTGCACGCCGGCCTGCTGATGGTCCCCTCCGGCATCCTCGGCGCCGCCGGTGCCATCGCCGTCGGCAAGACCGGTTCCCGCCTCACCGCGCGGGCCACCGCACCGATCGGCATGCTGCTCGCCGCACTCGCCGCGCTGGTGCTCTCCGGCGTCGGACCGGACACGTCGCAGACGGTGACCGCCGTCGCGTTCGGCGTCGGCGGATTCGGGATCGGGTTCACGGTGCCGGGCGTGATGGCGTTCATGTACCTCGCCGTCGGTGACGCCGACGCGCCCCGGGCCACCAGCGCGCTGTTCATCCTCAACCAGATCGGCGGGGCGCTGGGCATCGCCGTGGTGGCGGTCGCCCTCCAGGACCGTCTCGCCGCCGCCGGGACCTTCGCCCCCGAGGCGTACGGCCGGACGTACTGGTTCGTGGTCGGGTTCGCGCTCGTGGCCGGTTTGGCCGCCGCGTTCGTGCCCGGACCGCTGCGCGCGCCACGACAACCCGCCTGA
- a CDS encoding acyl carrier protein, whose amino-acid sequence MTADQPLHLDDLRRILRASAGEDDSVDLDREILDTPFVDLGFDSLALLETVSRISREYAVTLPDEVVESCDTPRSLLDYVNRTATGV is encoded by the coding sequence ATGACCGCCGACCAGCCGCTCCACCTCGACGACCTGCGCCGCATCCTGCGCGCGTCGGCCGGCGAGGACGACTCCGTCGACCTGGATCGCGAGATCCTGGACACCCCCTTCGTCGACCTGGGTTTCGACTCGCTCGCCCTGCTGGAGACCGTCTCCCGGATCTCCCGCGAGTACGCCGTGACGCTGCCGGACGAGGTGGTCGAGAGCTGCGACACACCACGGTCGCTGCTGGACTACGTCAACCGGACGGCGACCGGGGTCTGA
- a CDS encoding aromatase/cyclase: MSDPTVHTTRHTVDVNAPVDAVYPIIADVTRWPYTFAPTVHVDLLDRDDDGPQQRERLRLWATANGVVRSWISRRTLTPAEGRITFRQEVSAAPVASMGGEWLLEQLDGGTRVVLLHDYSVVDDDPDAAAWVARAVEHNSTAELAALRAAAESADDGTLLSFADEVYVAAPAPEVYDFLYHADRWRERLPHVARVELTEDEPGVQILEMDTVAPDDSVHTTRSVRVCFPSDRIVYKQTVLPPLLAAHTGTWTLRPERDGVVATSHHTVVLRPDRVGALLGDSATLADARDLVRRSLGTNSRRTLEQARRHLQPVAD, from the coding sequence GTGTCCGATCCCACCGTCCACACCACACGGCACACCGTCGACGTGAACGCGCCCGTCGACGCGGTGTACCCGATCATCGCCGACGTCACCCGCTGGCCGTACACGTTCGCTCCCACCGTCCACGTCGACCTGCTCGACCGGGACGACGACGGGCCGCAGCAACGTGAACGGCTGCGGCTCTGGGCCACCGCCAACGGGGTGGTGCGCTCCTGGATCTCTCGTCGGACACTGACACCGGCCGAGGGCCGGATCACGTTCCGGCAGGAGGTGTCGGCGGCGCCGGTGGCTTCGATGGGCGGCGAGTGGCTGCTCGAACAACTCGACGGCGGCACCCGGGTCGTCCTGCTGCACGACTACTCCGTCGTGGACGACGATCCCGACGCCGCCGCCTGGGTGGCGCGGGCCGTCGAGCACAACAGCACCGCCGAGCTGGCGGCGCTGCGCGCGGCGGCGGAGTCCGCCGATGACGGCACCCTGCTCTCCTTCGCCGACGAGGTGTACGTGGCCGCCCCGGCACCGGAGGTGTACGACTTCCTGTACCACGCCGACCGCTGGCGGGAGCGGTTGCCACACGTGGCCCGGGTGGAGCTGACCGAGGACGAGCCCGGCGTGCAGATCCTGGAGATGGACACCGTCGCGCCGGACGACAGTGTGCACACCACCCGGTCGGTGCGGGTCTGCTTCCCGTCCGACCGGATCGTCTACAAGCAGACGGTGCTGCCGCCGCTGCTCGCGGCGCACACCGGCACCTGGACGCTGCGCCCCGAGCGCGACGGTGTGGTCGCCACGTCGCACCACACGGTCGTGCTGCGCCCGGACCGGGTCGGCGCGCTGCTCGGCGACTCGGCGACCCTCGCCGACGCCCGGGACCTGGTCCGCCGCTCGCTGGGCACCAACAGCCGTCGCACGTTGGAGCAGGCACGTCGCCACCTGCAACCGGTGGCCGACTGA
- a CDS encoding BTAD domain-containing putative transcriptional regulator produces the protein MTATAGTGQTADDEYRVLGPLVATLSGCPVPVTAPKQRVFLAALLLRANTWVGAPELVGAAWHDRPPENPRAALHVHLSRLRALFAGIRPDVPAPIETRPGAYRIVVPPGSLDLHRYREAATRAREARRAGRPDVEMYWVRQALAEWRGEPLALVPSVRIRQEVVTGLVTDLLHLTERRFELELALGRHAEVVGELRTAVVAHPQRERLWAQLMEALAGSGDRAAALAAYHRARDRLREEFDATPGLELRQRYRRLLAETGDAARPRTPQRRTDRPVVAARSGWRAQCQLPPDVADFAGRGDSLQELHAALRATPGGPPVVCLTGAPGVGKSALAVRTAHRLRDRFPDGQWYVHASEADGAGRDWPQILAELLTAAGEDRPPATPAAGARALQRRLAGRRVLIVIDDLHDASALRGLFPLAADCAVLVTHRGRPEALTSCPGVRVVALDVLSPAESAALLTVMIGPDRVTRERAALAALVDHCDRLPLALRIAGAHLATHPSQGIGEFVELLGANPLDALSLPGSRRAAVRTAFHLAYTALPARTRRIFRLLALVPGVSHRAETVAELAGLPVATASHALDELVRAQLVEQGRDGAVRLHSLMARYAAERGTAEDAPAYRRAALRRLGGWYLRTADEAVGLCHPEVVRVPVTPRTSTFAGRRAARGWLARERRNLVAVAVHAASTGLVPLAVRLTDVLRGPCGADRHHADWRSAAEAAVGATDPARAPVHAAIARLNLGLALQGLHHLDAAEPHLQHARDRLHRHGPAPLEIVALTALATHRLQRPRKRFDEAIRLLHRGLRLCRRLGLRQAQARCLLHLGMAHHGRGDLRLARRYLLTAARVGDRLGSCSAQPEILARLGTVCGDLGAHREAARWLREALRLGRCARSAHSVALASYGLARVGRATGHRDRAHRHVGRAMAFAEEGGYVALLVNGRNLLAALHQDGGRADLAEPEYRRALHEAERIGHPQARCEALTGLALLAQRRGHHREARGHVRQAAGAARAAASARLQAHVRQVSAGLRRTSSAS, from the coding sequence GTGACCGCGACAGCCGGAACCGGGCAGACCGCCGACGACGAGTACCGCGTCCTGGGACCCCTGGTCGCGACGCTCTCCGGCTGCCCGGTGCCGGTCACCGCCCCGAAGCAACGCGTCTTCCTCGCGGCGCTGCTGCTGCGGGCGAACACCTGGGTCGGCGCGCCGGAACTGGTCGGCGCGGCGTGGCACGACCGACCCCCGGAGAACCCCCGGGCCGCCCTCCACGTGCACCTCTCCCGGCTGCGCGCCCTCTTCGCCGGCATCCGCCCCGACGTGCCCGCGCCGATCGAGACCCGACCGGGCGCGTACCGCATCGTCGTACCGCCCGGGTCACTGGACCTGCACCGCTACCGCGAGGCGGCGACACGGGCCCGGGAGGCACGACGCGCCGGACGGCCGGACGTCGAAATGTACTGGGTGCGGCAGGCGCTGGCGGAGTGGCGCGGGGAACCACTCGCCCTGGTGCCGTCGGTACGCATCCGGCAGGAGGTGGTCACCGGCCTGGTGACGGATCTGCTGCACCTGACGGAACGACGCTTCGAACTCGAACTGGCCCTGGGTCGGCATGCCGAGGTCGTCGGGGAACTGCGTACCGCCGTCGTCGCGCACCCGCAGCGGGAACGCCTCTGGGCGCAGCTCATGGAGGCGCTCGCCGGCAGCGGTGACCGGGCCGCCGCACTCGCCGCGTACCACCGGGCCCGCGACCGACTGCGCGAGGAGTTCGACGCGACGCCCGGCCTGGAGCTGCGGCAGCGGTACCGACGACTGCTGGCCGAGACCGGCGACGCCGCGCGGCCCCGGACGCCGCAGCGTCGGACCGACCGTCCCGTGGTGGCCGCCCGCAGCGGCTGGCGGGCGCAGTGCCAACTACCCCCGGACGTCGCGGACTTCGCCGGGCGAGGCGACTCCCTCCAGGAGCTGCACGCGGCGCTGCGCGCGACGCCGGGCGGGCCACCGGTGGTCTGCCTGACCGGGGCACCGGGCGTCGGCAAGTCGGCGCTGGCGGTCCGCACCGCACACCGCCTGCGGGACCGGTTCCCCGACGGCCAGTGGTACGTGCACGCCAGTGAGGCCGACGGCGCAGGCCGCGACTGGCCGCAGATCCTCGCCGAACTACTGACCGCCGCCGGAGAGGACCGTCCACCGGCCACCCCGGCCGCCGGGGCCCGCGCGTTGCAGCGCCGCCTCGCCGGTCGCCGGGTACTCATCGTCATCGACGACCTGCACGACGCCTCGGCGCTGCGCGGCCTCTTCCCACTCGCCGCCGACTGCGCGGTCCTCGTCACGCACCGCGGGCGACCGGAGGCCCTCACCTCCTGCCCCGGCGTCCGGGTCGTCGCTCTCGACGTGCTCTCCCCCGCCGAGTCGGCGGCGCTGCTGACCGTCATGATCGGACCGGACCGGGTCACGCGGGAACGCGCGGCGCTGGCGGCGCTCGTCGACCACTGCGACCGCCTGCCGCTGGCGCTGCGGATCGCCGGGGCCCACCTCGCCACCCATCCGAGCCAGGGCATCGGCGAATTCGTCGAGCTGCTCGGCGCCAACCCGCTCGACGCGCTGAGCCTGCCCGGCAGCCGTCGCGCGGCGGTCCGCACCGCGTTCCACCTCGCCTACACCGCGCTGCCGGCGCGTACCCGGAGGATCTTCCGGCTGCTGGCGCTCGTGCCGGGGGTGTCGCACCGCGCCGAGACCGTCGCGGAGCTGGCCGGCCTACCCGTCGCCACCGCGTCGCACGCACTGGACGAGTTGGTCCGCGCCCAACTCGTCGAGCAGGGCCGGGACGGGGCGGTACGCCTGCACAGCCTGATGGCACGCTACGCCGCCGAGCGGGGCACCGCCGAGGACGCCCCCGCGTACCGCCGGGCGGCGCTGCGCCGGTTGGGCGGGTGGTATCTGCGCACCGCCGACGAGGCGGTCGGGCTGTGCCACCCGGAGGTGGTCCGGGTGCCCGTCACCCCCCGGACCTCGACCTTCGCCGGGCGCCGGGCGGCTCGCGGCTGGCTGGCACGGGAACGCCGCAACCTCGTCGCGGTGGCGGTGCACGCCGCGTCCACGGGGCTGGTGCCGCTGGCGGTCCGGCTGACCGACGTGTTGCGCGGTCCGTGCGGAGCCGACCGGCACCACGCCGACTGGCGGTCGGCCGCCGAGGCGGCGGTCGGCGCGACCGATCCGGCCCGGGCGCCGGTGCACGCCGCGATCGCGCGGCTCAACCTCGGCCTGGCGTTGCAGGGCCTGCACCACCTGGACGCCGCCGAGCCGCACCTGCAACACGCCCGCGACCGGTTGCACCGGCACGGGCCGGCACCGCTGGAGATCGTCGCGCTCACGGCGCTGGCCACGCACCGTCTCCAGCGCCCCCGCAAACGGTTCGACGAGGCCATCCGCCTGCTGCACCGTGGTCTGCGGCTGTGCCGGCGACTCGGTCTGCGGCAGGCGCAGGCGCGCTGCCTGCTGCACCTCGGGATGGCCCATCACGGGCGCGGTGACCTGCGGCTGGCCCGCCGGTACCTGTTGACGGCGGCACGTGTCGGCGACCGCCTCGGTTCCTGCTCGGCCCAGCCGGAGATCCTGGCCCGACTCGGCACGGTCTGCGGCGACCTGGGCGCGCACCGGGAGGCGGCCCGATGGCTGCGTGAGGCGTTGCGGCTCGGGCGGTGCGCCCGGTCGGCGCACTCCGTGGCGCTCGCCTCCTACGGCCTGGCCCGGGTCGGTCGGGCCACCGGTCACCGGGACCGCGCGCACCGGCACGTGGGCCGGGCGATGGCGTTCGCCGAGGAGGGCGGGTACGTGGCACTGCTGGTCAACGGCCGCAACCTGCTGGCCGCGTTGCACCAGGACGGGGGCCGGGCGGATCTGGCGGAGCCGGAGTACCGGCGTGCGTTGCACGAGGCCGAGCGCATCGGCCACCCGCAGGCCCGGTGCGAGGCGCTGACCGGGCTGGCCCTGCTGGCCCAGCGGCGCGGCCACCACCGGGAGGCGCGCGGCCACGTCCGCCAGGCGGCCGGCGCGGCCCGGGCCGCCGCCTCGGCCCGTCTGCAGGCACACGTCCGGCAGGTGAGCGCCGGGCTCCGGCGAACCTCTAGCGCGAGCTGA